In one window of Jatrophihabitans sp. DNA:
- a CDS encoding class II aldolase/adducin family protein: MTAAPPRTVEQERRYRQQRLAAALRLFARFGFDDGAGGHFTARDPEDPERFWINPFGMPFGHVRVSDLLLVDADGEVVSGSGRINPAGFIIHSQIHTARPDVVAAVHTHSTYGRAWATLGRRLDPLTQDACAFYADHEVFDGFEGVVLDSEEGKRIAERLGGNKAVILRNHGLLTVGGSVQEAAWWFISMDRSCQVQLLAEAAGSPVPISDRVARATAETMGTPGMGRLNFRPLYADIVRAQPDLLE; encoded by the coding sequence GTGACTGCCGCCCCGCCACGCACGGTCGAGCAGGAGCGGCGCTACCGCCAGCAGCGGCTGGCGGCTGCCCTGCGACTGTTCGCCAGGTTCGGCTTCGACGACGGCGCGGGCGGTCACTTCACCGCCCGCGATCCGGAAGACCCCGAGCGGTTCTGGATAAACCCGTTCGGCATGCCGTTCGGCCACGTCCGGGTCAGTGACCTGCTGCTGGTGGACGCCGACGGCGAGGTGGTGTCGGGCTCGGGCCGGATCAACCCGGCCGGGTTCATCATCCACTCCCAGATCCACACGGCCAGGCCGGACGTGGTGGCCGCCGTGCACACCCATTCGACCTACGGCCGGGCCTGGGCGACGCTCGGCCGGCGGCTGGACCCGCTCACCCAGGACGCCTGCGCCTTCTACGCCGACCATGAGGTGTTCGACGGCTTCGAGGGCGTGGTGCTCGACTCGGAGGAGGGCAAGCGGATCGCCGAACGGCTCGGCGGCAACAAGGCGGTGATCCTGCGCAACCACGGCCTGCTCACCGTCGGCGGCTCGGTGCAGGAGGCGGCCTGGTGGTTCATCAGCATGGACCGGTCCTGCCAGGTGCAACTGCTGGCCGAGGCCGCCGGCTCACCGGTGCCGATCTCTGACCGGGTGGCCCGGGCGACCGCCGAGACGATGGGCACGCCGGGCATGGGGCGGCTCAACTTCCGTCCGCTGTACGCCGACATCGTGCGGGCCCAACCCGACCTGCTCGAGTGA
- a CDS encoding beta-ketoacyl-[acyl-carrier-protein] synthase family protein — protein MVRVAVTGLGPVSSIGIGVSAFAEGLRTGRSGISAITSFDPTGFPHQNAGEVQDFKPAEYLRQLDPSRWGRSSQFAASAARLALADSGLDLSQVDPSRAHAVIGTTSGESQVAEALTAQLVNGGFESQDPALLRQLSANRLANAVSEELGLQGESLTIATACSASNYAIGYGYDLLITGEADVVFTGGADSVCRWAHAGFFRLGALTGTACAPFDRDRSGILTGEGGAVLMLETFEHAQARGARIYAELLGYGLNCDANHPVSPDQASITECMRLAHRNAGIEPEEVDYISAHGTGTVANDLIEGRAILEVFGSNPPPVSSIKSMIGHTMGAACGFGAIAAVTAIDQGFLPPTMNWVNPDPELTGIDPVPNEARPARVRVAQNDGFAFGGNNAIVILGAVA, from the coding sequence ATGGTTCGCGTCGCGGTCACCGGGCTCGGCCCCGTGTCGAGCATCGGAATTGGCGTGTCGGCGTTTGCTGAAGGGTTGCGAACCGGCCGGTCCGGCATCTCGGCGATCACTAGTTTCGATCCGACGGGCTTTCCTCACCAGAACGCCGGGGAGGTACAGGACTTCAAGCCCGCCGAGTACCTGCGCCAGCTCGACCCGAGCCGGTGGGGACGTTCCAGCCAGTTCGCGGCCAGCGCGGCGCGGCTGGCGCTGGCCGACTCCGGCCTGGACCTGTCCCAGGTGGATCCCAGCCGGGCGCACGCGGTCATCGGCACCACCAGCGGCGAGTCGCAGGTGGCCGAGGCGTTGACCGCGCAGCTGGTCAACGGCGGGTTCGAGTCACAGGATCCGGCGTTGCTCAGGCAGCTGTCGGCCAACCGGCTGGCCAACGCGGTCAGCGAGGAACTCGGCCTGCAGGGCGAGTCGCTGACGATCGCCACCGCGTGCTCGGCCAGCAACTACGCCATCGGTTACGGCTATGACCTGCTGATCACCGGTGAGGCCGACGTGGTGTTCACCGGCGGCGCCGATTCGGTTTGCCGTTGGGCTCACGCGGGATTCTTCCGGCTGGGCGCGCTCACCGGCACCGCCTGTGCCCCGTTCGACCGGGACCGCTCGGGGATCCTCACCGGTGAGGGCGGCGCGGTCCTGATGCTCGAGACGTTCGAGCACGCCCAGGCGCGTGGCGCGCGGATCTACGCCGAGCTGCTGGGCTACGGGCTCAACTGCGACGCCAACCACCCGGTCTCGCCGGACCAGGCGAGCATCACCGAGTGCATGCGGTTGGCGCACCGCAACGCCGGCATCGAACCGGAAGAGGTCGATTACATCAGCGCGCACGGCACCGGGACGGTGGCCAACGACCTGATCGAGGGCCGGGCGATCCTGGAGGTCTTCGGGTCCAACCCGCCGCCAGTGAGCTCGATCAAGTCGATGATCGGGCACACCATGGGCGCGGCCTGCGGGTTCGGCGCGATCGCGGCGGTGACCGCCATCGACCAGGGCTTCCTGCCGCCGACGATGAACTGGGTCAACCCGGATCCGGAACTCACCGGCATCGACCCGGTGCCGAACGAGGCCCGCCCGGCCAGGGTCCGGGTCGCGCAGAACGACGGGTTCGCCTTCGGTGGCAACAACGCCATCGTCATTCTGGGAGCGGTGGCGTGA
- a CDS encoding beta-ketoacyl synthase N-terminal-like domain-containing protein, which translates to MSEVVITGWSALTSAGIGADALAEHLAGVDHGSTRASSGVAVSQLYEEPLPSPTGHALADFNARAELGRKGTSSFDRTTALAVVCCQEALRSAALELDDSSRTRVGVALGTSLGSFKSTSDYSRETLVQDKPYLVNPVLFPNSVMNCAAGQVAIRFGLRGVNATIAGGTLAFLNAVRYACNTLDRGYADVMLAGAVEEYTPHRAWASHLTGATAAVAAGEAAGVFVLSRPAPIDMSTGNEARIMSVSTGFGPGGEEQAEQALAGCVQRAVRQAGIDPADIETVLTGEAEDSEDREYGPVARALGHRPRRVLAKRLLGECDAASGAVALAVFLAPRTSDSSVRSGLGLITGRGPDGAVGAAIVRG; encoded by the coding sequence GTGAGCGAAGTCGTCATCACCGGGTGGAGCGCGCTGACCTCGGCCGGCATCGGCGCCGACGCGCTGGCCGAGCACCTGGCCGGCGTGGACCACGGTTCGACGCGGGCCAGTTCCGGAGTGGCTGTCAGCCAGCTCTACGAGGAGCCGCTGCCGTCGCCGACCGGGCACGCCCTGGCCGACTTCAACGCCCGCGCCGAACTGGGCCGCAAGGGCACCAGCTCGTTCGACCGGACCACCGCCCTGGCCGTGGTGTGCTGCCAGGAGGCGCTGCGCTCGGCGGCGCTGGAGCTGGACGACAGCTCGCGGACCCGGGTGGGGGTGGCGCTGGGCACCAGCCTGGGCAGCTTCAAGTCCACCAGCGACTACAGCCGCGAGACGCTGGTGCAAGACAAGCCCTACCTGGTCAACCCGGTGCTGTTTCCGAACTCGGTGATGAACTGCGCGGCCGGGCAGGTGGCGATCCGGTTCGGCCTGCGCGGCGTCAACGCCACCATCGCCGGTGGCACGCTGGCCTTCCTCAACGCGGTGCGCTACGCCTGCAACACCCTTGACCGGGGCTACGCCGACGTGATGCTGGCCGGCGCGGTCGAGGAGTACACCCCGCACCGGGCCTGGGCCTCGCACCTGACCGGCGCCACCGCCGCGGTGGCGGCCGGCGAGGCAGCCGGGGTGTTCGTGCTGTCCCGGCCGGCGCCGATTGACATGTCGACCGGCAACGAGGCGCGGATCATGTCGGTCAGCACCGGGTTCGGCCCGGGCGGCGAGGAGCAGGCCGAGCAGGCGCTGGCCGGCTGCGTCCAGCGGGCGGTGCGGCAGGCCGGGATCGATCCGGCGGACATCGAGACGGTGTTGACCGGTGAGGCCGAGGACAGCGAGGACCGCGAGTACGGCCCGGTGGCGCGTGCGCTGGGCCACCGGCCCCGGCGGGTGCTGGCCAAGCGGCTGCTCGGCGAGTGCGACGCCGCGTCCGGCGCGGTGGCGCTGGCAGTCTTCCTGGCCCCGCGAACCAGTGACAGCAGCGTCCGGTCCGGGCTGGGCCTGATCACCGGCCGCGGGCCCGACGGCGCCGTCGGCGCCGCGATCGTGCGGGGGTAG
- a CDS encoding thioesterase family protein produces MTALTTQAEPSVLYGRPAYEGANIRTWIGFKHFMYLVEQGLLQWLRDQGSSARDLYLEHGLGFEVIDCSVQLPAVLEIDDDVRVQVSPGRGDKLAVTLSVVRDGEEVTVLRGKVSVALVRERSAAEHRPAPSQLAGLEVGELVQASTVANPARRRLAEGESAESVLTAEPGSFLWSWRAPYFYCHFSDRVQHSGYVRALEEVVDRFLAERGISVGRLLTERSWIPVVSRARVQLIEAAHMEETIHTVFTVVDILRGVIFDGRMDCFVQRGDELVPVATAQILHGYAIAAGEGAGGMATLDDEVVRALTGDRP; encoded by the coding sequence ATGACCGCGCTGACCACCCAGGCCGAGCCCAGCGTGCTGTACGGCCGGCCGGCCTACGAAGGCGCCAACATCCGCACCTGGATCGGCTTCAAGCACTTCATGTACCTGGTCGAGCAGGGGCTGTTGCAGTGGCTGCGCGATCAGGGCAGCAGCGCTCGGGACCTCTACCTCGAGCACGGCCTGGGCTTCGAGGTCATCGACTGCTCGGTGCAGCTGCCGGCCGTCCTGGAGATCGACGACGATGTCCGTGTGCAGGTCAGCCCCGGCCGGGGCGACAAGCTCGCCGTGACGCTGTCGGTGGTGCGCGACGGTGAGGAGGTGACCGTGCTGCGCGGCAAGGTGAGCGTGGCGCTGGTGCGGGAGCGCAGCGCGGCCGAGCACCGGCCGGCTCCGTCCCAGCTGGCCGGGCTGGAGGTCGGCGAGCTGGTCCAGGCGAGCACCGTGGCCAACCCGGCCCGGCGTCGGCTGGCTGAGGGCGAGTCCGCCGAGTCGGTGCTGACCGCAGAGCCCGGCTCGTTCCTGTGGTCCTGGCGGGCCCCTTACTTCTACTGCCACTTCTCCGACCGGGTTCAGCACTCGGGTTACGTCCGGGCGCTGGAAGAGGTGGTCGACCGGTTCCTGGCCGAGCGCGGCATCTCGGTCGGCCGGCTGCTCACCGAGCGGTCCTGGATTCCGGTGGTGTCCCGGGCCCGGGTGCAGCTGATCGAGGCGGCCCACATGGAGGAGACCATCCACACGGTGTTCACCGTGGTCGACATCCTGCGCGGGGTGATCTTCGACGGCCGGATGGACTGCTTCGTCCAGCGCGGCGACGAGCTGGTTCCGGTCGCCACCGCCCAGATCCTGCACGGCTACGCGATCGCGGCCGGTGAGGGCGCCGGCGGCATGGCCACCCTGGACGACGAGGTGGTCCGCGCGCTGACCGGTGACCGGCCATGA
- a CDS encoding beta-ketoacyl synthase N-terminal-like domain-containing protein, with translation MNGPASLVATAWSLHLPGIDLEPALTERFGRPGDWARHEAVPPDKAATVLGRKGMLYKEPATRMALCAVHRVFGVPAGQRPGWSPAPGTAVVVASNLGNVETVARVTRTIEAEGGSAVSVLDAPNVSSNVIASTVALWFGFGAANLMICSGAGSGLDGLALADLLVRAGRADRVVLVGVEPADPVATELFAAAAGQPALRAGAACVVLERARPGEASDAGLLVRFTGDSQLPDTVIGPGGFDPARHWGDFYGARDVVALALAAELAVTEGRQQVGVRGSDGQARQVLLSTVGSRS, from the coding sequence GTGAACGGGCCCGCATCGCTGGTGGCCACCGCCTGGAGCCTGCACCTGCCCGGGATCGACCTCGAGCCGGCGCTCACCGAGCGGTTCGGCCGGCCCGGGGACTGGGCGCGGCACGAGGCCGTCCCGCCGGACAAGGCCGCGACCGTGCTGGGTCGCAAGGGGATGCTCTACAAGGAACCGGCCACCCGGATGGCGCTGTGCGCGGTGCACCGGGTCTTCGGCGTGCCGGCCGGCCAGCGGCCCGGCTGGTCACCGGCCCCCGGCACCGCGGTGGTGGTCGCCAGCAATCTCGGCAATGTCGAGACGGTCGCTCGGGTGACCCGCACGATCGAGGCCGAGGGTGGTTCGGCGGTCAGCGTGCTGGACGCGCCGAACGTCTCCAGCAACGTCATCGCCAGCACCGTCGCGCTGTGGTTCGGCTTCGGCGCCGCGAACCTGATGATCTGCTCCGGCGCGGGCTCCGGGCTGGACGGCCTGGCGCTGGCTGACCTGCTGGTGCGAGCCGGTCGCGCCGACCGGGTGGTCCTGGTCGGCGTCGAACCGGCCGATCCGGTCGCCACCGAGCTGTTCGCCGCCGCCGCCGGCCAGCCGGCGTTGCGGGCCGGCGCGGCCTGCGTGGTGCTGGAGCGGGCCCGGCCCGGCGAGGCGTCCGACGCTGGCCTGCTGGTGCGGTTCACCGGCGACAGCCAGCTGCCCGACACCGTGATCGGGCCTGGCGGTTTCGACCCGGCGCGGCACTGGGGGGACTTCTACGGCGCGCGGGACGTGGTGGCGCTGGCCCTGGCGGCCGAGCTGGCCGTCACCGAGGGCCGGCAACAGGTCGGCGTCCGCGGCTCCGATGGTCAGGCCCGGCAGGTCCTGCTCAGCACGGTGGGGAGCCGGTCATGA
- a CDS encoding beta-ketoacyl synthase N-terminal-like domain-containing protein, with the protein MSALIAASAIRTCFGDGAQTFAALLRGDSGVVPLRQGETAKLNVSCAHHAGTDDPHRPFRAGEFLAQCLADVAREAAVDTSRMRVVVLIGTGLRELSAVERWALTGAGFDVEQLHFGEVVRQALPGVAEVITISNACSASGHALALAQDLVEFGEADVVLACGADTMTQSMLAMIGRVAPEPTTQVRPFDRDRDGVLLGEGAAAVAVVGPSWTGPALGRLAATGLSCDAHHETAPDIEGISRSMRDAFDRAGREPAAVDLVVAHGTGTALNDSAESQALRKVLLSAGGDPLVTAVKGSTGHTSGSASLVNLDVALRCLAGGQVPPITGLRTVLPEADGLRFAVGEPVPLRPGLVQVNAFGFGGVNAVTLLEAV; encoded by the coding sequence ATGTCGGCACTGATCGCGGCCAGCGCGATCCGCACCTGCTTCGGCGACGGCGCGCAGACCTTCGCCGCGTTGCTGCGCGGCGACAGCGGCGTCGTCCCGCTGCGCCAGGGCGAGACCGCCAAGCTGAACGTCTCCTGCGCTCACCACGCCGGAACCGACGATCCGCACCGGCCGTTCCGGGCCGGGGAGTTCCTGGCTCAGTGCCTGGCCGACGTCGCCCGCGAGGCCGCGGTGGACACGTCGCGGATGCGGGTGGTGGTGCTGATCGGGACCGGCCTGCGCGAGCTGTCCGCGGTGGAGCGGTGGGCGCTGACGGGCGCCGGCTTCGACGTCGAGCAGCTGCACTTCGGCGAGGTGGTCCGGCAGGCGCTGCCGGGCGTCGCCGAGGTGATCACCATCTCCAACGCCTGCAGCGCGAGCGGCCACGCGCTGGCGCTGGCCCAGGACCTGGTGGAGTTCGGCGAGGCCGACGTGGTGCTCGCCTGCGGCGCGGACACCATGACCCAGTCGATGCTGGCCATGATCGGACGGGTGGCCCCGGAGCCGACCACCCAGGTGCGCCCGTTCGACCGCGACCGTGACGGCGTGCTGCTCGGCGAGGGCGCTGCCGCGGTGGCCGTCGTCGGGCCGTCCTGGACCGGCCCGGCGCTGGGCCGGCTGGCCGCGACCGGGCTGTCCTGCGACGCCCACCACGAGACCGCGCCCGACATCGAGGGGATCAGCCGGTCGATGCGCGACGCCTTCGACCGGGCCGGCCGCGAGCCGGCGGCGGTGGACCTGGTGGTGGCGCACGGCACCGGCACCGCCCTCAACGACTCGGCCGAGAGCCAGGCGCTGCGCAAGGTGCTGCTCAGCGCCGGCGGCGATCCGCTGGTGACCGCGGTCAAGGGCTCGACCGGCCACACTTCGGGCAGCGCGTCCCTGGTGAATCTCGACGTGGCGCTGCGCTGCCTGGCCGGTGGGCAGGTGCCGCCGATCACCGGGCTGCGCACCGTCCTGCCCGAAGCCGACGGGCTGCGCTTCGCGGTGGGGGAGCCGGTGCCGCTGCGTCCCGGCCTGGTGCAGGTGAACGCCTTCGGCTTCGGCGGGGTCAACGCCGTGACCTTGTTGGAGGCCGTGTGA
- a CDS encoding alpha/beta hydrolase, with protein sequence MSRAEVAAHTLAPGAPGGPLIVLAHGLEDRWTSWAALAAELNPDWRLVALDLPWRSGNDYRWRDRTSAEWLGDALDLLEDRPDVLITHSYAANAALNLLCDGDDRSMRALLLLCPLYRQPRHLVTWRMFDRARTAFTEHIGEGLRARLGARLLTMEPDVLQTMTVLALDRVGPSGFVTVFQQFIASADLVLEKVEMPTLVLAGGSDALLSSEAATALADRIAGAELQIHEDYDHFCHIRQVSGVAANITEYVAGTLTPTVGEFR encoded by the coding sequence ATGAGCCGGGCGGAGGTGGCGGCGCACACGCTGGCACCCGGCGCGCCCGGCGGGCCGCTGATCGTCCTGGCGCACGGCCTGGAGGACCGGTGGACCAGCTGGGCGGCGCTGGCGGCCGAGCTGAACCCGGACTGGCGACTGGTCGCGCTGGACCTGCCCTGGCGCTCGGGCAACGACTATCGGTGGCGTGACCGGACGTCCGCGGAGTGGCTGGGCGACGCGCTGGACCTGCTGGAGGACCGCCCGGACGTCCTGATCACCCATTCCTACGCCGCCAACGCCGCGCTGAACCTGCTGTGCGACGGGGACGACCGGTCGATGCGGGCGCTGCTGCTGCTCTGCCCGCTCTACCGCCAGCCCCGGCACCTGGTCACCTGGCGGATGTTCGACCGGGCCCGGACCGCGTTCACCGAGCACATCGGGGAGGGACTGCGGGCCCGGCTGGGCGCCCGGCTGCTGACGATGGAACCGGATGTGCTGCAAACCATGACCGTTCTCGCGCTGGACCGGGTGGGGCCGTCCGGTTTCGTCACGGTGTTCCAGCAGTTCATCGCCAGCGCCGACCTCGTGCTGGAGAAGGTGGAGATGCCCACGCTGGTGCTTGCCGGCGGCTCGGACGCGCTGCTGTCGTCAGAGGCGGCGACCGCGCTGGCCGACCGGATCGCCGGCGCCGAGCTTCAGATCCACGAGGACTACGACCACTTCTGCCATATCCGGCAAGTGTCCGGCGTCGCGGCGAACATCACCGAATACGTCGCCGGCACGTTAACCCCAACCGTAGGAGAGTTTCGATGA
- a CDS encoding DsbA family protein produces the protein MSRVRRPRLYFSFRSPYSWLTVQRLREVEPNLSEVMDCVPYWDPDEKTGAALAERGGEFHYVQMSRAKHLYMLMDTKRLAQQRGIAMAWPVDVDSWWELPHLAWLQARRVGREWQFYEAIAEARWGRGDDICTPEVVRAAAEQAGVDPDLAVLAGDDPEIRAEAVGCLYQAYLDDVFGIPYLKFGPHRFWGLDRVDAFLDAWQPAPQGGS, from the coding sequence ATGAGCCGGGTTCGCCGGCCGCGGCTGTACTTCTCCTTCCGCAGCCCGTACAGCTGGCTGACCGTCCAGCGGTTGCGCGAGGTGGAGCCGAACCTCAGCGAGGTGATGGACTGCGTTCCGTACTGGGATCCGGATGAGAAGACCGGCGCCGCGCTGGCCGAGCGTGGCGGGGAGTTCCACTACGTCCAGATGAGCCGGGCCAAGCACCTGTACATGCTGATGGACACCAAGCGGTTGGCCCAGCAGCGCGGGATCGCGATGGCGTGGCCGGTGGACGTCGACTCGTGGTGGGAGCTGCCGCACCTGGCCTGGTTGCAGGCCCGGCGGGTGGGCCGGGAATGGCAGTTCTACGAAGCCATCGCCGAGGCCCGGTGGGGCCGCGGCGACGACATCTGCACTCCGGAGGTGGTCCGGGCCGCCGCCGAGCAGGCCGGCGTCGATCCGGACCTGGCGGTGCTGGCCGGCGATGACCCCGAGATCCGGGCCGAGGCGGTGGGCTGCCTCTATCAGGCTTATCTCGACGACGTGTTCGGCATCCCGTACCTCAAGTTCGGGCCGCACCGGTTCTGGGGTCTGGACCGGGTGGACGCCTTTCTCGACGCCTGGCAACCCGCACCGCAAGGAGGAAGCTGA